The following proteins are co-located in the Apium graveolens cultivar Ventura chromosome 5, ASM990537v1, whole genome shotgun sequence genome:
- the LOC141661519 gene encoding uncharacterized protein LOC141661519: protein MEGDMNNLNDRYAKLMGDSWWAQFRRGSNPWMARYVYGLIFLLANLLAWAVRDYGRSALSEMKRLKECDGGEDCLGAEGVLRVSLGCFIFYFILFLCTAGTSKLNERQDLWHSGRWPAKVVLIIFLMVLPFFIPSVVIQIYGDIAHFGAGVFLMIQLVSIISFITWLNDRVQSDKFTERCHIHVMLLATIAYVICICGIILMFIWYAPQPSCLLNIFFITWTLVLLQLMTSVSLHPKVNGGFLTPGLMGLYVVFLCWSAVRSEPPEGKCIKDTNAGPQGDWLSIISFVIAVIAMVIATFSTGIDSKCFQFKKDEPEEEDEVPYGYGFFHFVFATGAMYFAMLLISWNTKHVSQKWTIDVGWTSTWVRIVNEWLAACIFIWMVVAPVILKHTRAAEPSGAV from the exons ATGGAAGGCGATATGAACAATTTAAATGACCGTTATGCCAAGCTCATGGGAGATTCTTGGTGGGCACAGTTTCGCCGTGGTTCTAACCCTTGGATGGCTAGATATGTCTATGGCTTAATATTTCTTCTCGCAAATTTACTTGCTTGGGCGGTACGTGATTATGGAAGAAGTGCTTTGTCAGAAATGAAGA GATTAAAAGAATGTGATGGTGGGGAAGATTGTTTAGGTGCTGAAGGCGTTCTAAGAGTGAGCTTGGGATGTTTT ATTTTCTATTTCATATTGTTTCTTTGTACTGCTGGTACCTCAAAGTTAAATGAACGTCAAGATTTGTGGCATTCTGGGAGGTGGCCTGCTAAGGTTGTCCTAATTATTTTCTTAATGGTGCTTCCGTTCTTCATTCCTTCAGTAGTCATTCAGATATATG GGGATATTGCACATTTTGGTGCTGG GGTGTTTCTAATGATTCAGCTAGTTAGTATTATCAGCTTCATTACATGGCTAAACGATCGTGTTCAGTCGGACAAATTTACTGAGAGATG CCACATTCATGTGATGTTACTTGCAACTATTGCCTATGTTATATGCATATGTGGGATAATATTGATGTTCATCTGGTATGCTCCTCAACCATCTTGTCTCCTCAATATTTTCTTCATCACCTGGACTCTAGTACTCCTCCAACTCATGACAAGTGTATCTCTCCATCCCAAA GTGAATGGTGGTTTCTTAACTCCCGGACTTATGGGCCTTTATGTGGTGTTCCTTTGCTGGTCTGCGGTTAGAAG TGAGCCTCCGGAGGGAAAATGTATAAAAGACACAAATGCTGGGCCTCAAGGAGACTGGCTATCCATAATT AGCTTTGTAATTGCAGTGATTGCTATGGTTATAGCAACATTTTCAACTGGGATTGATTCAAAATGCTTTCAG TTCAAGAAAGATGAACCAGAGGAAGAAGATGAAGTTCCATACGGCTACGGATTCTTCCATTTTGTCTTTGCAACTGGAGCTATGTACTTTGCCATGCTGTTAATTAGTTGGAACACTAAACATGTCAGCCAAAA ATGGACAATTGATGTTGGATGGACAAGCACTTGGGTTAGAATTGTAAACGAATGGCTGGCAGCCTGCATTTTTA TTTGGATGGTGGTAGCTCCGGTTATATTGAAGCACACACGAGCAGCTGAACCATCAGGAGCAGTTTAA